In a genomic window of Glycine max cultivar Williams 82 chromosome 13, Glycine_max_v4.0, whole genome shotgun sequence:
- the LOC100790441 gene encoding NADH kinase isoform X2 — MILKRLLLLLKPLSVSSPPSHINPQILQFLENRRKVHHDAINFCQAILQKKSIEWKAVHRNNLSQPINDVDLVVTVGGDGTLLQASHLMDDKIPVLGVNSDPTQIDEVEEFGSEFDAHRSTGHLCAATVENFEQVLDSILEGQIVPSELTRIMMSVNGLDLSTYALNDILIAHPCPASVSRFSFRSSGLRVSTATGSTAAMQSAGGFPMPILSQDLQYMLREPISLGATSNYMHGLIKRNQTIVATWTCRKGVIYIDGSHVNYTFKDGDIIAISSKAPVLKVLLPHKFL, encoded by the exons ATGATCCTAAAGAGACTGTTACTGCTACTAAAACCCTTAAGTGTATCTTCACCACCTTCCCACATCAACCCTCAG ATCTTACAGTTCTTGGAGAATAGGAGAAAGGTGCACCATGATGCAATAAACTTTTGTCAAGCCATTCTGCAAAAAAAGTCAATTGAATGGAAAGCTGTGCACCGTAACAATTTGTCACAGCCCATCAATGATGTTGACCTAGTTGTTACAGTTGGTGGTGATGGAACTCTTCTGCAGGCCAGCCATTTAATGGATGACAAAATTCCTGTTCTTGGAGTGAATTCTGACCCTACACAGATTGATGAG GTGGAAGAGTTCGGCAGTGAGTTTGATGCTCACAGAAGCACGGGCCATCTTTGTGCTGCTACTGTTGAAAACTTTGAACAA GTTTTAGACAGTATACTTGAAGGTCAAATTGTTCCTTCTGAGCTAACGAGGATCATGATGTCTGTGAATGGACTAGACTTGTCAACATATGCTCTCAATGATATCTTAATTGCGCATCCATGTCCTGCTTCAGTTTCTAGGTTCTCCTTCAG ATCAAGTGGTCTAAGAGTTTCAACAGCCACTGGTTCAACTGCTGCAATGCAATCAGCAGGTGGATTTCCAATGCCCATTTTATCTCAGGATCTCCAATACATGTTAAGAGAACCTATTTCACTGGGGGCAACCTCAAACTATATGCATGGGTTGATCAAACGTAACCAGACAATAGTGGCCACATGGACTTGTAGAAAAGGTGTGATATATATTGATGGTTCTCATGTCAATTATACTTTCAAAGATGGGGATATCATTGCCATATCTTCCAAAGCACCGGTTCTGAAAGTTCTCTTGCCTCATAAGTTTTTATAG
- the LOC100791489 gene encoding protein VTE6, chloroplastic isoform X1: protein MESATSWSNPLPLSSLPSPSHSRHPSAFKFMAFSTLHTFSLPSLSSPSSFHPFPLSSLSPKPTSFNPRPLFPRTMHASRIQDAVGGALALVQSSPATWQSALLSNALIFFLGSPILVSGLSLSGIGAAFLLGTLTWRAFGPSGFFLVATYFVIGTAATKVKMAQKVAQGVAEKKRGRRGPGSVIGSSAAGCICAFLTIFGVGGEAFSRLWRLGFVASFCTKLSDTVSSEIGKAYGKTTYLVTTFKVVPRGTEGAVSVEGTLAGILASIVLAFVSFLIGEVGSHEAIICVLAAQIANLGESIIGAALQEKEGFKWLNNDAVNVINISMGSIIAVFMQQALQIWGS from the exons ATGGAATCCGCAACATCATGGAGTAACCCTCTCCCACTTTCCAGTCTCCCTTCCCCTTCGCATTCACGCCACCCCTCCGCCTTCAAATTTATGGCTTTTTCAACTCTTCACACTTTCTCACTCCCTTCCCTTTCTTCTCCCTCTTCTTTCCACCCATTTCccctttcctctctctctccaaaaccCACTTCTTTCAACCCTCGCCCTCTCTTCCCTCGCACCATGCACGCCTCGCGCATCCAAGATGCCGTTGGAGGGGCACTGGCCCTCGTCCAATCGTCCCCCGCTACGTGGCAGTCCGCGCTTCTCAGCAACGCGCTGATCTTTTTCTTGGGGTCTCCGATTTTGGTCAGCGGGTTGTCTCTTTCCGGGATCGGTGCTGCGTTTCTGCTCGGAACGCTCACTTGGCGCGCTTTTGGGCCTTCTGGGTTCTTCCTTGTTGCCACGTACTTTGTTATT GGTACTGCTGCTACAAAGGTCAAAATGGCACAGAAAGTGGCTCAGGGGGTTGCtgagaaaaaaagaggaagaaggggTCCGGGCAGTGTTATTGGATCCAGTGCTGCTGGTTGCATTTGTGCTTTCCTCACGATTTTTGGTGTTGGGGGAGAGGCATTTTCTCGGCTTTGGAGACTTGGATTTGTTGCCAGTTTCTGCACTAAGTTGAGTGACACTGTCTCAAGTGAGATTGGGAAGGCATATGGCAAAACAAC GTACCTTGTTACAACATTCAAGGTAGTCCCAAGAGGCACAGAAGGGGCTGTTAGTGTTGAAGGAACCTTGGCAGGGATTTTAGCATCCATAGTTCTAGCATTTGTCAGTTTTCTCATCGGTGAG GTTGGTTCACATGAAGCAATTATATGTGTACTAGCTGCTCAGATTGCTAATCTTGGTGAGAGCATAATTGGTGCTGCACTTCAAGAGAAGGAAGGATTTAAATGG CTTAACAATGATGCagtcaatgtcatcaacatatcaATGGGCAGTATCATAGCAGTCTTCATGCAGCAAGCACTCCAGATCTGGGGTTCCTAA
- the LOC100790959 gene encoding B-box zinc finger protein 22 isoform X2, protein MKIQCNVCEAAEAKVLCCADEAALCWECDEKVHAANKLASKHQRVPLSTSSSHMPKCDICQEALGYFFCLEDRALLCRKCDVAIHTANAYVSGHQRFLLTGVRVGLEAIDPGASLTSLKSDSGEKVSDTKSSSVSRKVSTVPQPSNYNEVLPIEVGGVGEFPPAKVSFGGGSTDGNISQWTIDEFIGLNEFSQHYDYMEGSSRYSRVQIHLLSEIAGCMVVPPHSCTHTHTPTYQRKDRPMVVSLGILILLF, encoded by the exons ATGAAGATTCAGTGTAACGTGTGTGAGGCTGCGGAGGCCAAGGTTCTGTGTTGTGCTGACGAGGCTGCGCTGTGTTGGGAGTGTGATGAGAAGGTTCATGCGGCTAACAAGCTTGCCAGCAAGCACCAGAGAGTGCCTCTTTCTACCTCTTCCTCTCATATGCCCAAATGTGACATTTGTCAG GAAGCATTAGGCTATTTTTTCTGTCTAGAAGATCGGGCTCTGCTCTGCAGAAAATGTGATGTGGCAATACACACTGCAAATGCTTATGTCTCTGGTCATCAGAGGTTTCTTCTCACTGGTGTAAGAGTAGGCCTTGAAGCTATAGACCCTGGTGCTTCCTTAACTTCTTTGAAGTCAGATTCTGGGGAGAAAGTTTCAGATACAAAGTCTTCTTCTGTCTCTAGAAAGGTTTCCACAGTGCCCCAGCCATCAAATTACAATGAAGTGCTACCCATTGAAGTTGGAGGAGTTGGGGAGTTTCCACCAGCCAAGGTGTCTTTTGGTGGTGGTTCTACAGATGGAAATATCTCACAGTGGACTATTGATGAATTTATTGGCTTAAACGAGTTCAGTCAGCATTATGATTACATGGAAGGATCATCAAGG TATTCCAGAGTTCAGATTCATCTTTTGTCAGAGATTGCAGGCTGTATGGTAGTGCCCCCTCACtcatgcacacacacacacacacccacatacCAGAGAAAGGACAG GCCGATGGTGGTAAGCTTGGGGATTCTGATTCTCCTGTTTTAA
- the LOC100790959 gene encoding B-box zinc finger protein 22 isoform X1, translated as MKIQCNVCEAAEAKVLCCADEAALCWECDEKVHAANKLASKHQRVPLSTSSSHMPKCDICQEALGYFFCLEDRALLCRKCDVAIHTANAYVSGHQRFLLTGVRVGLEAIDPGASLTSLKSDSGEKVSDTKSSSVSRKVSTVPQPSNYNEVLPIEVGGVGEFPPAKVSFGGGSTDGNISQWTIDEFIGLNEFSQHYDYMEGSSRADGGKLGDSDSPVLKSGEEDMEEEDDYLERVPDSSWTVPQIPSPPTASGLCWPKDPQYSSDSVLFVPDISFSLIQQSQISSICLRRWRQL; from the exons ATGAAGATTCAGTGTAACGTGTGTGAGGCTGCGGAGGCCAAGGTTCTGTGTTGTGCTGACGAGGCTGCGCTGTGTTGGGAGTGTGATGAGAAGGTTCATGCGGCTAACAAGCTTGCCAGCAAGCACCAGAGAGTGCCTCTTTCTACCTCTTCCTCTCATATGCCCAAATGTGACATTTGTCAG GAAGCATTAGGCTATTTTTTCTGTCTAGAAGATCGGGCTCTGCTCTGCAGAAAATGTGATGTGGCAATACACACTGCAAATGCTTATGTCTCTGGTCATCAGAGGTTTCTTCTCACTGGTGTAAGAGTAGGCCTTGAAGCTATAGACCCTGGTGCTTCCTTAACTTCTTTGAAGTCAGATTCTGGGGAGAAAGTTTCAGATACAAAGTCTTCTTCTGTCTCTAGAAAGGTTTCCACAGTGCCCCAGCCATCAAATTACAATGAAGTGCTACCCATTGAAGTTGGAGGAGTTGGGGAGTTTCCACCAGCCAAGGTGTCTTTTGGTGGTGGTTCTACAGATGGAAATATCTCACAGTGGACTATTGATGAATTTATTGGCTTAAACGAGTTCAGTCAGCATTATGATTACATGGAAGGATCATCAAGG GCCGATGGTGGTAAGCTTGGGGATTCTGATTCTCCTGTTTTAAAGTCTGGTGAAGAGGATATGGAGGAGGAGGATGACTATTTGGAACGTGTTCCAGATTCGTCGTGGACAGTTCCTCAGATCCCTTCCCCACCTACTGCTTCTGGGTTATGCTGGCCAAAAGACCCTCAATATTCATCTGATAGTGTTCTGTTTGTTCCTGACATAAGCTTCTCTCTCATTCAACAATCTCAGATTAGTAGTATTTGTTTGAGACGCTGGAGGCAGCTTTAA
- the LOC100791489 gene encoding protein VTE6, chloroplastic isoform X2: protein MESATSWSNPLPLSSLPSPSHSRHPSAFKFMAFSTLHTFSLPSLSSPSSFHPFPLSSLSPKPTSFNPRPLFPRTMHASRIQDAVGGALALVQSSPATWQSALLSNALIFFLGSPILVSGLSLSGIGAAFLLGTLTWRAFGPSGFFLVATYFVIGTAATKVKMAQKVAQGVAEKKRGRRGPGSVIGSSAAGCICAFLTIFGVGGEAFSRLWRLGFVASFCTKLSDTVSSEIGKAYGKTTYLVTTFKVVPRGTEGAVSVEGTLAGILASIVLAFVSFLIGWFT from the exons ATGGAATCCGCAACATCATGGAGTAACCCTCTCCCACTTTCCAGTCTCCCTTCCCCTTCGCATTCACGCCACCCCTCCGCCTTCAAATTTATGGCTTTTTCAACTCTTCACACTTTCTCACTCCCTTCCCTTTCTTCTCCCTCTTCTTTCCACCCATTTCccctttcctctctctctccaaaaccCACTTCTTTCAACCCTCGCCCTCTCTTCCCTCGCACCATGCACGCCTCGCGCATCCAAGATGCCGTTGGAGGGGCACTGGCCCTCGTCCAATCGTCCCCCGCTACGTGGCAGTCCGCGCTTCTCAGCAACGCGCTGATCTTTTTCTTGGGGTCTCCGATTTTGGTCAGCGGGTTGTCTCTTTCCGGGATCGGTGCTGCGTTTCTGCTCGGAACGCTCACTTGGCGCGCTTTTGGGCCTTCTGGGTTCTTCCTTGTTGCCACGTACTTTGTTATT GGTACTGCTGCTACAAAGGTCAAAATGGCACAGAAAGTGGCTCAGGGGGTTGCtgagaaaaaaagaggaagaaggggTCCGGGCAGTGTTATTGGATCCAGTGCTGCTGGTTGCATTTGTGCTTTCCTCACGATTTTTGGTGTTGGGGGAGAGGCATTTTCTCGGCTTTGGAGACTTGGATTTGTTGCCAGTTTCTGCACTAAGTTGAGTGACACTGTCTCAAGTGAGATTGGGAAGGCATATGGCAAAACAAC GTACCTTGTTACAACATTCAAGGTAGTCCCAAGAGGCACAGAAGGGGCTGTTAGTGTTGAAGGAACCTTGGCAGGGATTTTAGCATCCATAGTTCTAGCATTTGTCAGTTTTCTCATCG GTTGGTTCACATGA
- the LOC100790441 gene encoding NADH kinase isoform X1 codes for MILKRLLLLLKPLSVSSPPSHINPQILQFLENRRKVHHDAINFCQAILQKKSIEWKAVHRNNLSQPINDVDLVVTVGGDGTLLQASHLMDDKIPVLGVNSDPTQIDEVEEFGSEFDAHRSTGHLCAATVENFEQVLDSILEGQIVPSELTRIMMSVNGLDLSTYALNDILIAHPCPASVSRFSFRIKEGDQPCSPLVNCRSSGLRVSTATGSTAAMQSAGGFPMPILSQDLQYMLREPISLGATSNYMHGLIKRNQTIVATWTCRKGVIYIDGSHVNYTFKDGDIIAISSKAPVLKVLLPHKFL; via the exons ATGATCCTAAAGAGACTGTTACTGCTACTAAAACCCTTAAGTGTATCTTCACCACCTTCCCACATCAACCCTCAG ATCTTACAGTTCTTGGAGAATAGGAGAAAGGTGCACCATGATGCAATAAACTTTTGTCAAGCCATTCTGCAAAAAAAGTCAATTGAATGGAAAGCTGTGCACCGTAACAATTTGTCACAGCCCATCAATGATGTTGACCTAGTTGTTACAGTTGGTGGTGATGGAACTCTTCTGCAGGCCAGCCATTTAATGGATGACAAAATTCCTGTTCTTGGAGTGAATTCTGACCCTACACAGATTGATGAG GTGGAAGAGTTCGGCAGTGAGTTTGATGCTCACAGAAGCACGGGCCATCTTTGTGCTGCTACTGTTGAAAACTTTGAACAA GTTTTAGACAGTATACTTGAAGGTCAAATTGTTCCTTCTGAGCTAACGAGGATCATGATGTCTGTGAATGGACTAGACTTGTCAACATATGCTCTCAATGATATCTTAATTGCGCATCCATGTCCTGCTTCAGTTTCTAGGTTCTCCTTCAG AATCAAAGAGGGTGACCAGCCATGTTCTCCTCTTGTGAACTGCAGATCAAGTGGTCTAAGAGTTTCAACAGCCACTGGTTCAACTGCTGCAATGCAATCAGCAGGTGGATTTCCAATGCCCATTTTATCTCAGGATCTCCAATACATGTTAAGAGAACCTATTTCACTGGGGGCAACCTCAAACTATATGCATGGGTTGATCAAACGTAACCAGACAATAGTGGCCACATGGACTTGTAGAAAAGGTGTGATATATATTGATGGTTCTCATGTCAATTATACTTTCAAAGATGGGGATATCATTGCCATATCTTCCAAAGCACCGGTTCTGAAAGTTCTCTTGCCTCATAAGTTTTTATAG